From a region of the Equus przewalskii isolate Varuska chromosome 2, EquPr2, whole genome shotgun sequence genome:
- the PLEKHG5 gene encoding pleckstrin homology domain-containing family G member 5 isoform X8, translating to MGTGPGVSGRRAASRPGPAPPSRDGEPCWAGGRARDGEGQVCHHADCQQLHRRGPLNLCEACDSKFHSAMHYDGHVRFDLPPQGSVLARNVSTRSCPPRTSPAVDLEEEEESSLDGKGDRKSTGLKLSKKKARRRHTDDPSKECFTLKFDLNVDIETEIVPAMKKKSLGEVLLPVFERKGIALGKVDIYLDQSNTPLSLTFEAYRFGGHYLRVKAKPGDEGKVEQGVKDSKSLSLPILRPAGAGAPALERVDPQSRRESLDILAPGRRRKNMLEFLGEASIPGQEPSTPASCSLPGSSSGGSGGSDSWKNRAASRFSGFFSSGPSTSAFGREVDKMEQLESKLHAYGLFGLPRLPRRLRFDHDSWEEEGDEEEEDDACLQLEDSWRELIDGHEKLTRRQCHQQEAVWELLHTEASYIKKLRVITNLFLCCLLNLQESGLLCEVEAERLFSNIPEIARLHRGLWASVMAPVLEKARRTRALLQPGDFLKGFKMFGSLFKPYIRYCMEEEGCMEYMRGLLRDSDLFRAYVTWAEKHQQCQRLKLSDMLAKPHQRLTKYPLLLKSVLRKTDEPRAKEAVITMISSVERFIHHVNACMRQRQERQRLAAVVSRIDAYEVVEGSSDEVDKLLREFLHLDLTAPIPGASPEETRQLLLEGSLRMKEGKDSKMDVYCFLFTDLLLVTKAVKKAERTKVIRPPLLVDKIVCRELRDPGSFLLIYLNEFHSAVGAYTFQASGQALCRGWVDAIYNAQNQLQQLRAQEHPGSQQHLQSLEEEEDEQEEEEEEEEEEEAGESSTSAASSPTILRKSSHSLDSQHCASDGSTETLAMVVVEPGETLSSPEFEGGPFSSQSDETSLSTTASSVTPTSELLPLGPVDGRSCSMDSAYGTLSPTSLHDFVAPAPMAEPAPRPPELPQAPSPPPSPRLCRRNPVQLLPRLPHLLKSKSEASLLQLLSGATTPGAPQAPSRSLSELCLAATIPDTRTQGSPQEAGPSWDCHGAPSPGSGPKLSELACKISCSAREPEEASRRSRELPSGASPRVQPEPPPGISAQHRKLTLAQLYRIRTTLLLNSTLTASEV from the exons GTATGCCACCACGCCGACTGCCAGCAGCTGCACCGCCGGGGACCCCTCAACCTCTGCGAGGCCTGTGACAGCAAGTTCCACAGCGCCATGCATTATGATGGGCATGTCCGCTTCGACCTGCCCCCTCAAG GCTCTGTCCTGGCCCGGAATGTGTCCACCCGGTCATGCCCGCCACGCACCAGCCCTGCAGTGGacttggaggaggaggaagaaagctcTCTGGATGGCAAAGG GGACCGGAAGAGCACAGGCCTGAAACTCTCCAAGAAGAAAGCCAGGAGGAGACACACAGAT GACCCGAGCAAGGAGTGCTTCACTCTGAAATTTGACCTGAACGTGGACATCGAGACGGAGATTGTACCAGCCATGAAGAAGAAGTCACTGGG GGAAGTGCTGCTGCCCGTCTTTGAAAGGAAGGGCATTGCATTGGGCAAAGTGGATATTTACCTGGACCAGTCCAACACACCACTGTCCCTCACCTTTGAGGCCTACAGGTTCGGGGGACACTACCTGCGGGTCAAAG CCAAGCCAGGGGACGAGGGGAAGGTGGAGCAGGGCGTGAAGGACTCCAAGTCCCTGAGTCTGCCAATCCTGCGGCCGGCTGGGGCCGGGGCCCCTGCCCTGGAGCGTGTGGACCCCCAGAGCCGCCGAGAGAGCCTGGACATCCTG GCCCCTGGCCGCCGACGCAAGAACATGTTGGAGTTCCTGGGGGAGGCCAGCATCCCGGGACAGGAGCCCTCCACGCCTGCCAGCTGCTCTCTGCCTGGCAGTAGCAGTGGCGGCAGTGGGGGCAGCGACAGCTGGAAGAACCGGGCAGCCAGTCGCTTCAGCGGCTTCTTCAGTTCTGGCCCCAGCACCAGTGCCTTTGGCCGG GAGGTGGACAAAATGGAGCAGCTGGAGAGCAAGCTGCATGCCTACGGGCTCTTTGGGCTGCCCAGGCTGCCCCGGAGGCTGCGCTTCGACCATGACtcatgggaggaggagggggatgaggaggaggaggacgatgCCTGCCTGCAGCTGGAGGACAGCTGGCGGGAGCTCATTGACGGTCATGAG AAGCTGACCCGGCGGCAGTGTCACCAGCAGGAAGCAGTGTGGGAGCTCCTGCACACGGAGGCCTCCTACATCAAGAAGCTGCGGGTGATCACCAAC CTGTTCCTGTGCTGTCTCCTGAACCTGCAAGAGTCGGGGCTGCTGTGTGAG GTGGAGGCGGAGCGCCTGTTCAGCAACATCCCGGAGATCGCGCGGCTGCACCGCGGGCTGTGGGCCAGCGTGATGGCCCCGGTGCTGGAGAAGGCGCGGCGCACGCGGGCACTGCTGCAGCCCGGGGACTTCCTCAAAGGCTTCAAGATG TTCGGCTCCCTCTTCAAGCCCTACATCCGATACTgcatggaggaggagggctgcatGGAGTACATGCGCGGCCTGCTGCGCGACAGCGACCTCTTCCGGGCCTACGTCACG TGGGCCGAGAAACACCAGCAGTGCCAGCGGCTGAAGCTGAGCGACATGCTGGCCAAACCCCACCAGCGGCTCACCAAGTACCCGCTGCTGCTCAAATCGGTGCTGAGGAAGACAGATGAGCCTCGCGCCAAGGAAGCCGTCATCACCATG ATTAGCTCGGTGGAGCGTTTCATCCACCACGTGAACGCCTGCATGCGGCAGCGACAAGAGCGGCAGCGGCTGGCAGCCGTGGTGAGCCGCATTGACGCCTACGAGGTGGTGGAGGGCAGCAGCGACGAGGTGGACAAG CTCCTGAGAGAATTTCTGCATCTGGACCTCACAGCGCCCATCCCTGGCGCCTCTCCGGAGGAGACTCGACAGCTGCTGCTGGAGGGGAGCCTAAGGATGAAGGAGGGGAAGGACAGTAAG ATGGATGTCTACTGTTTCCTTTTCACGGACCTGCTCTTGGTGACCAAGGCAGTGAAGAAGGCTGAGAGGACCAAGGTCATCAGGCCACCGCTGCTGGTGGACAAGATTGTGTGCCGGGAGCTTCGGGACCCTG GCTCCTTCCTTCTCATCTACCTGAATGAGTTCCATAGCGCTGTAGGGGCCTACACATTCCAGGCCAGCGGCCAGGCTTTGTGCCGTGGCTGGGTGGATGCCATTTACAATGCCCAG AACCAGCTGCAGCAGCTGCGTGCACAGGAGCACCCAGGCAGCCAGCAGCACCTGCAGAgcctggaagaagaggaggatgagcaggaggaggaggaagaggaggaagaggaggaggaagcgggGGAGAGTAGCACTTCTGCTGCCAGCTCCCCCACCATCCTGCGCAAAAGCAGCCACAGCCTTGACTCCCAGCACTG TGCCTCGGACGGCTCCACGGAGACCCTAGCCATGGTCGTGGTGGAGCCTGGGGAGACGCTGTCCTCTCCTGAGTTCGAGGGCGGCCCCTTCAGCTCCCAGTCGGATGAGACCTCTCTCAGCACCACCGCTTCTTCTGTCACGCCCACCAGTGAACTGCTGCCCCTGGGCCCAGTGGATGGCCGTTCCTGCTCCATGGACTCCGCCTACGGCACCCTCTCCCCGACGTCCCTGCACGACTTTGTGGCCCCAGCCCCTATGGCAGAGCCAGCACCCCGGCCCCCAGAATTACCACAAGCCCCTTCACCTCCACCCTCGCCCCGCCTCTGCCGCCGAAACCCTGTCCAGCTGTTGCCCCGGCTGCCCCACCTGCTCAAGTCCAAATCTGAGGCCAGCCTCCTCCAGCTGTTGTCAGGGGCCACCACCCCTGGAGCGCCCCAAGCCCCCAGCCGCAGCCTGTCGGAACTCTGCTTGGCTGCTACAATTCCTGACACTAGAACCCAGGGCTCCCCTCAGGAAGCTGGGCCCAGCTGGGATTGCCACGGGGCACCAAGCCCTGGCAGTGGCCCCAAGCTGTCAGAGCTGGCGTGCAAAATCAGCTGCTCAGCTAGAGAGCCCGAAGAAGCCtccaggaggagcagagagctgcCCTCGGGGGCCTCGCCCAGGGTTCAGCCTGAGCCCCCGCCAGGGATCTCTGCCCAGCACAGGAAGCTGACGCTGGCCCAGCTTTACCGAATCAGGACCACACTGCTGCTTAACTCCACGCTCACTGCCTC ggaaGTCTGA
- the PLEKHG5 gene encoding pleckstrin homology domain-containing family G member 5 isoform X4, protein MGTGPGVSGRRAASRPGPAPPSRDGEPCWAGGRARDGEGQVCHHADCQQLHRRGPLNLCEACDSKFHSAMHYDGHVRFDLPPQGSVLARNVSTRSCPPRTSPAVDLEEEEESSLDGKGDRKSTGLKLSKKKARRRHTDDPSKECFTLKFDLNVDIETEIVPAMKKKSLGEVLLPVFERKGIALGKVDIYLDQSNTPLSLTFEAYRFGGHYLRVKAKPGDEGKVEQGVKDSKSLSLPILRPAGAGAPALERVDPQSRRESLDILAPGRRRKNMLEFLGEASIPGQEPSTPASCSLPGSSSGGSGGSDSWKNRAASRFSGFFSSGPSTSAFGREVDKMEQLESKLHAYGLFGLPRLPRRLRFDHDSWEEEGDEEEEDDACLQLEDSWRELIDGHEKLTRRQCHQQEAVWELLHTEASYIKKLRVITNLFLCCLLNLQESGLLCEVEAERLFSNIPEIARLHRGLWASVMAPVLEKARRTRALLQPGDFLKGFKMFGSLFKPYIRYCMEEEGCMEYMRGLLRDSDLFRAYVTWAEKHQQCQRLKLSDMLAKPHQRLTKYPLLLKSVLRKTDEPRAKEAVITMISSVERFIHHVNACMRQRQERQRLAAVVSRIDAYEVVEGSSDEVDKLLREFLHLDLTAPIPGASPEETRQLLLEGSLRMKEGKDSKMDVYCFLFTDLLLVTKAVKKAERTKVIRPPLLVDKIVCRELRDPGSFLLIYLNEFHSAVGAYTFQASGQALCRGWVDAIYNAQNQLQQLRAQEHPGSQQHLQSLEEEEDEQEEEEEEEEEEEAGESSTSAASSPTILRKSSHSLDSQHCASDGSTETLAMVVVEPGETLSSPEFEGGPFSSQSDETSLSTTASSVTPTSELLPLGPVDGRSCSMDSAYGTLSPTSLHDFVAPAPMAEPAPRPPELPQAPSPPPSPRLCRRNPVQLLPRLPHLLKSKSEASLLQLLSGATTPGAPQAPSRSLSELCLAATIPDTRTQGSPQEAGPSWDCHGAPSPGSGPKLSELACKISCSAREPEEASRRSRELPSGASPRVQPEPPPGISAQHRKLTLAQLYRIRTTLLLNSTLTAS, encoded by the exons GTATGCCACCACGCCGACTGCCAGCAGCTGCACCGCCGGGGACCCCTCAACCTCTGCGAGGCCTGTGACAGCAAGTTCCACAGCGCCATGCATTATGATGGGCATGTCCGCTTCGACCTGCCCCCTCAAG GCTCTGTCCTGGCCCGGAATGTGTCCACCCGGTCATGCCCGCCACGCACCAGCCCTGCAGTGGacttggaggaggaggaagaaagctcTCTGGATGGCAAAGG GGACCGGAAGAGCACAGGCCTGAAACTCTCCAAGAAGAAAGCCAGGAGGAGACACACAGAT GACCCGAGCAAGGAGTGCTTCACTCTGAAATTTGACCTGAACGTGGACATCGAGACGGAGATTGTACCAGCCATGAAGAAGAAGTCACTGGG GGAAGTGCTGCTGCCCGTCTTTGAAAGGAAGGGCATTGCATTGGGCAAAGTGGATATTTACCTGGACCAGTCCAACACACCACTGTCCCTCACCTTTGAGGCCTACAGGTTCGGGGGACACTACCTGCGGGTCAAAG CCAAGCCAGGGGACGAGGGGAAGGTGGAGCAGGGCGTGAAGGACTCCAAGTCCCTGAGTCTGCCAATCCTGCGGCCGGCTGGGGCCGGGGCCCCTGCCCTGGAGCGTGTGGACCCCCAGAGCCGCCGAGAGAGCCTGGACATCCTG GCCCCTGGCCGCCGACGCAAGAACATGTTGGAGTTCCTGGGGGAGGCCAGCATCCCGGGACAGGAGCCCTCCACGCCTGCCAGCTGCTCTCTGCCTGGCAGTAGCAGTGGCGGCAGTGGGGGCAGCGACAGCTGGAAGAACCGGGCAGCCAGTCGCTTCAGCGGCTTCTTCAGTTCTGGCCCCAGCACCAGTGCCTTTGGCCGG GAGGTGGACAAAATGGAGCAGCTGGAGAGCAAGCTGCATGCCTACGGGCTCTTTGGGCTGCCCAGGCTGCCCCGGAGGCTGCGCTTCGACCATGACtcatgggaggaggagggggatgaggaggaggaggacgatgCCTGCCTGCAGCTGGAGGACAGCTGGCGGGAGCTCATTGACGGTCATGAG AAGCTGACCCGGCGGCAGTGTCACCAGCAGGAAGCAGTGTGGGAGCTCCTGCACACGGAGGCCTCCTACATCAAGAAGCTGCGGGTGATCACCAAC CTGTTCCTGTGCTGTCTCCTGAACCTGCAAGAGTCGGGGCTGCTGTGTGAG GTGGAGGCGGAGCGCCTGTTCAGCAACATCCCGGAGATCGCGCGGCTGCACCGCGGGCTGTGGGCCAGCGTGATGGCCCCGGTGCTGGAGAAGGCGCGGCGCACGCGGGCACTGCTGCAGCCCGGGGACTTCCTCAAAGGCTTCAAGATG TTCGGCTCCCTCTTCAAGCCCTACATCCGATACTgcatggaggaggagggctgcatGGAGTACATGCGCGGCCTGCTGCGCGACAGCGACCTCTTCCGGGCCTACGTCACG TGGGCCGAGAAACACCAGCAGTGCCAGCGGCTGAAGCTGAGCGACATGCTGGCCAAACCCCACCAGCGGCTCACCAAGTACCCGCTGCTGCTCAAATCGGTGCTGAGGAAGACAGATGAGCCTCGCGCCAAGGAAGCCGTCATCACCATG ATTAGCTCGGTGGAGCGTTTCATCCACCACGTGAACGCCTGCATGCGGCAGCGACAAGAGCGGCAGCGGCTGGCAGCCGTGGTGAGCCGCATTGACGCCTACGAGGTGGTGGAGGGCAGCAGCGACGAGGTGGACAAG CTCCTGAGAGAATTTCTGCATCTGGACCTCACAGCGCCCATCCCTGGCGCCTCTCCGGAGGAGACTCGACAGCTGCTGCTGGAGGGGAGCCTAAGGATGAAGGAGGGGAAGGACAGTAAG ATGGATGTCTACTGTTTCCTTTTCACGGACCTGCTCTTGGTGACCAAGGCAGTGAAGAAGGCTGAGAGGACCAAGGTCATCAGGCCACCGCTGCTGGTGGACAAGATTGTGTGCCGGGAGCTTCGGGACCCTG GCTCCTTCCTTCTCATCTACCTGAATGAGTTCCATAGCGCTGTAGGGGCCTACACATTCCAGGCCAGCGGCCAGGCTTTGTGCCGTGGCTGGGTGGATGCCATTTACAATGCCCAG AACCAGCTGCAGCAGCTGCGTGCACAGGAGCACCCAGGCAGCCAGCAGCACCTGCAGAgcctggaagaagaggaggatgagcaggaggaggaggaagaggaggaagaggaggaggaagcgggGGAGAGTAGCACTTCTGCTGCCAGCTCCCCCACCATCCTGCGCAAAAGCAGCCACAGCCTTGACTCCCAGCACTG TGCCTCGGACGGCTCCACGGAGACCCTAGCCATGGTCGTGGTGGAGCCTGGGGAGACGCTGTCCTCTCCTGAGTTCGAGGGCGGCCCCTTCAGCTCCCAGTCGGATGAGACCTCTCTCAGCACCACCGCTTCTTCTGTCACGCCCACCAGTGAACTGCTGCCCCTGGGCCCAGTGGATGGCCGTTCCTGCTCCATGGACTCCGCCTACGGCACCCTCTCCCCGACGTCCCTGCACGACTTTGTGGCCCCAGCCCCTATGGCAGAGCCAGCACCCCGGCCCCCAGAATTACCACAAGCCCCTTCACCTCCACCCTCGCCCCGCCTCTGCCGCCGAAACCCTGTCCAGCTGTTGCCCCGGCTGCCCCACCTGCTCAAGTCCAAATCTGAGGCCAGCCTCCTCCAGCTGTTGTCAGGGGCCACCACCCCTGGAGCGCCCCAAGCCCCCAGCCGCAGCCTGTCGGAACTCTGCTTGGCTGCTACAATTCCTGACACTAGAACCCAGGGCTCCCCTCAGGAAGCTGGGCCCAGCTGGGATTGCCACGGGGCACCAAGCCCTGGCAGTGGCCCCAAGCTGTCAGAGCTGGCGTGCAAAATCAGCTGCTCAGCTAGAGAGCCCGAAGAAGCCtccaggaggagcagagagctgcCCTCGGGGGCCTCGCCCAGGGTTCAGCCTGAGCCCCCGCCAGGGATCTCTGCCCAGCACAGGAAGCTGACGCTGGCCCAGCTTTACCGAATCAGGACCACACTGCTGCTTAACTCCACGCTCACTGCCTCGTGA
- the PLEKHG5 gene encoding pleckstrin homology domain-containing family G member 5 isoform X5, which translates to MSPDHIKKRDDQSLAEERGLRCQNPDCMDKGRAAKVCHHADCQQLHRRGPLNLCEACDSKFHSAMHYDGHVRFDLPPQGSVLARNVSTRSCPPRTSPAVDLEEEEESSLDGKGDRKSTGLKLSKKKARRRHTDDPSKECFTLKFDLNVDIETEIVPAMKKKSLGEVLLPVFERKGIALGKVDIYLDQSNTPLSLTFEAYRFGGHYLRVKAKPGDEGKVEQGVKDSKSLSLPILRPAGAGAPALERVDPQSRRESLDILAPGRRRKNMLEFLGEASIPGQEPSTPASCSLPGSSSGGSGGSDSWKNRAASRFSGFFSSGPSTSAFGREVDKMEQLESKLHAYGLFGLPRLPRRLRFDHDSWEEEGDEEEEDDACLQLEDSWRELIDGHEKLTRRQCHQQEAVWELLHTEASYIKKLRVITNLFLCCLLNLQESGLLCEVEAERLFSNIPEIARLHRGLWASVMAPVLEKARRTRALLQPGDFLKGFKMFGSLFKPYIRYCMEEEGCMEYMRGLLRDSDLFRAYVTWAEKHQQCQRLKLSDMLAKPHQRLTKYPLLLKSVLRKTDEPRAKEAVITMISSVERFIHHVNACMRQRQERQRLAAVVSRIDAYEVVEGSSDEVDKLLREFLHLDLTAPIPGASPEETRQLLLEGSLRMKEGKDSKMDVYCFLFTDLLLVTKAVKKAERTKVIRPPLLVDKIVCRELRDPGSFLLIYLNEFHSAVGAYTFQASGQALCRGWVDAIYNAQNQLQQLRAQEHPGSQQHLQSLEEEEDEQEEEEEEEEEEEAGESSTSAASSPTILRKSSHSLDSQHCASDGSTETLAMVVVEPGETLSSPEFEGGPFSSQSDETSLSTTASSVTPTSELLPLGPVDGRSCSMDSAYGTLSPTSLHDFVAPAPMAEPAPRPPELPQAPSPPPSPRLCRRNPVQLLPRLPHLLKSKSEASLLQLLSGATTPGAPQAPSRSLSELCLAATIPDTRTQGSPQEAGPSWDCHGAPSPGSGPKLSELACKISCSAREPEEASRRSRELPSGASPRVQPEPPPGISAQHRKLTLAQLYRIRTTLLLNSTLTASEV; encoded by the exons GTATGCCACCACGCCGACTGCCAGCAGCTGCACCGCCGGGGACCCCTCAACCTCTGCGAGGCCTGTGACAGCAAGTTCCACAGCGCCATGCATTATGATGGGCATGTCCGCTTCGACCTGCCCCCTCAAG GCTCTGTCCTGGCCCGGAATGTGTCCACCCGGTCATGCCCGCCACGCACCAGCCCTGCAGTGGacttggaggaggaggaagaaagctcTCTGGATGGCAAAGG GGACCGGAAGAGCACAGGCCTGAAACTCTCCAAGAAGAAAGCCAGGAGGAGACACACAGAT GACCCGAGCAAGGAGTGCTTCACTCTGAAATTTGACCTGAACGTGGACATCGAGACGGAGATTGTACCAGCCATGAAGAAGAAGTCACTGGG GGAAGTGCTGCTGCCCGTCTTTGAAAGGAAGGGCATTGCATTGGGCAAAGTGGATATTTACCTGGACCAGTCCAACACACCACTGTCCCTCACCTTTGAGGCCTACAGGTTCGGGGGACACTACCTGCGGGTCAAAG CCAAGCCAGGGGACGAGGGGAAGGTGGAGCAGGGCGTGAAGGACTCCAAGTCCCTGAGTCTGCCAATCCTGCGGCCGGCTGGGGCCGGGGCCCCTGCCCTGGAGCGTGTGGACCCCCAGAGCCGCCGAGAGAGCCTGGACATCCTG GCCCCTGGCCGCCGACGCAAGAACATGTTGGAGTTCCTGGGGGAGGCCAGCATCCCGGGACAGGAGCCCTCCACGCCTGCCAGCTGCTCTCTGCCTGGCAGTAGCAGTGGCGGCAGTGGGGGCAGCGACAGCTGGAAGAACCGGGCAGCCAGTCGCTTCAGCGGCTTCTTCAGTTCTGGCCCCAGCACCAGTGCCTTTGGCCGG GAGGTGGACAAAATGGAGCAGCTGGAGAGCAAGCTGCATGCCTACGGGCTCTTTGGGCTGCCCAGGCTGCCCCGGAGGCTGCGCTTCGACCATGACtcatgggaggaggagggggatgaggaggaggaggacgatgCCTGCCTGCAGCTGGAGGACAGCTGGCGGGAGCTCATTGACGGTCATGAG AAGCTGACCCGGCGGCAGTGTCACCAGCAGGAAGCAGTGTGGGAGCTCCTGCACACGGAGGCCTCCTACATCAAGAAGCTGCGGGTGATCACCAAC CTGTTCCTGTGCTGTCTCCTGAACCTGCAAGAGTCGGGGCTGCTGTGTGAG GTGGAGGCGGAGCGCCTGTTCAGCAACATCCCGGAGATCGCGCGGCTGCACCGCGGGCTGTGGGCCAGCGTGATGGCCCCGGTGCTGGAGAAGGCGCGGCGCACGCGGGCACTGCTGCAGCCCGGGGACTTCCTCAAAGGCTTCAAGATG TTCGGCTCCCTCTTCAAGCCCTACATCCGATACTgcatggaggaggagggctgcatGGAGTACATGCGCGGCCTGCTGCGCGACAGCGACCTCTTCCGGGCCTACGTCACG TGGGCCGAGAAACACCAGCAGTGCCAGCGGCTGAAGCTGAGCGACATGCTGGCCAAACCCCACCAGCGGCTCACCAAGTACCCGCTGCTGCTCAAATCGGTGCTGAGGAAGACAGATGAGCCTCGCGCCAAGGAAGCCGTCATCACCATG ATTAGCTCGGTGGAGCGTTTCATCCACCACGTGAACGCCTGCATGCGGCAGCGACAAGAGCGGCAGCGGCTGGCAGCCGTGGTGAGCCGCATTGACGCCTACGAGGTGGTGGAGGGCAGCAGCGACGAGGTGGACAAG CTCCTGAGAGAATTTCTGCATCTGGACCTCACAGCGCCCATCCCTGGCGCCTCTCCGGAGGAGACTCGACAGCTGCTGCTGGAGGGGAGCCTAAGGATGAAGGAGGGGAAGGACAGTAAG ATGGATGTCTACTGTTTCCTTTTCACGGACCTGCTCTTGGTGACCAAGGCAGTGAAGAAGGCTGAGAGGACCAAGGTCATCAGGCCACCGCTGCTGGTGGACAAGATTGTGTGCCGGGAGCTTCGGGACCCTG GCTCCTTCCTTCTCATCTACCTGAATGAGTTCCATAGCGCTGTAGGGGCCTACACATTCCAGGCCAGCGGCCAGGCTTTGTGCCGTGGCTGGGTGGATGCCATTTACAATGCCCAG AACCAGCTGCAGCAGCTGCGTGCACAGGAGCACCCAGGCAGCCAGCAGCACCTGCAGAgcctggaagaagaggaggatgagcaggaggaggaggaagaggaggaagaggaggaggaagcgggGGAGAGTAGCACTTCTGCTGCCAGCTCCCCCACCATCCTGCGCAAAAGCAGCCACAGCCTTGACTCCCAGCACTG TGCCTCGGACGGCTCCACGGAGACCCTAGCCATGGTCGTGGTGGAGCCTGGGGAGACGCTGTCCTCTCCTGAGTTCGAGGGCGGCCCCTTCAGCTCCCAGTCGGATGAGACCTCTCTCAGCACCACCGCTTCTTCTGTCACGCCCACCAGTGAACTGCTGCCCCTGGGCCCAGTGGATGGCCGTTCCTGCTCCATGGACTCCGCCTACGGCACCCTCTCCCCGACGTCCCTGCACGACTTTGTGGCCCCAGCCCCTATGGCAGAGCCAGCACCCCGGCCCCCAGAATTACCACAAGCCCCTTCACCTCCACCCTCGCCCCGCCTCTGCCGCCGAAACCCTGTCCAGCTGTTGCCCCGGCTGCCCCACCTGCTCAAGTCCAAATCTGAGGCCAGCCTCCTCCAGCTGTTGTCAGGGGCCACCACCCCTGGAGCGCCCCAAGCCCCCAGCCGCAGCCTGTCGGAACTCTGCTTGGCTGCTACAATTCCTGACACTAGAACCCAGGGCTCCCCTCAGGAAGCTGGGCCCAGCTGGGATTGCCACGGGGCACCAAGCCCTGGCAGTGGCCCCAAGCTGTCAGAGCTGGCGTGCAAAATCAGCTGCTCAGCTAGAGAGCCCGAAGAAGCCtccaggaggagcagagagctgcCCTCGGGGGCCTCGCCCAGGGTTCAGCCTGAGCCCCCGCCAGGGATCTCTGCCCAGCACAGGAAGCTGACGCTGGCCCAGCTTTACCGAATCAGGACCACACTGCTGCTTAACTCCACGCTCACTGCCTC ggaaGTCTGA